The Candidatus Atribacteria bacterium sequence AAGGCGGGGGCTTTAGCTGCAATGAAATTAATAACTCAAAAGGATGTAGTTGCGGCCATTCAAACCTATGGTTCCTCTGTAACACAACCGGGTTCTGATATATATGAAAAATTTAAAAAAGTAAATATTGCTTATGGTGCAACGGTTACTGGTCTTACCGAAAGAGGATTAAAGTATTTCTTCCGTACTTGTGGGAGAACCGACACTCAGGGTGCATTTTTTGCCAACGAGGTCGTACCCCTTTTTAATGCTAAAAAAATAGCTATTATGCACGATAACCAGACCTTCTCTTTGGGACTTGCTGAAGATACCAAAAAAGCATTGCAACCTAAACTGGATTCCGGAGAAGTGAAATTAGTTTATTTTGACGCAATTACACCTGGAGAATCTGATTATACTGTTCCTTTGACTAAATTAAGAGAAACAAATCCGGATATATTTTATTTCACCGGTTATTTCCCAGAGGCAGGATTAATTATCAGACAGGCTCGCGATATAGGAATTACCGCAGTATTTGTGGGTGGAGATGCAGCTATCAATGAAGATTTCATTAATATTGCTGGTTTAGAATATGCTGCTGGTTGTTATCAAACCCAGGAAGCTTTAATAGAGTATTTTACCAATCCTGAAGCAATGGCCTTTAAAGAAGCCTACAAGGCGAAATATAACACTCTTCCCTCCAGCCCCTGGTCAGTCTATGCTGCCGATGCTCTTTGTGTACTTGCAGAAGCAATTGATAAATCAGGTTCAACTGATTCAGACGTGATAGCGGATTATCTTAAGAATAAGATGGATAAATTCCCCAGCATTACTGGCCCAATAGGTTTTAATGAAATTGGTGATCGTGTAGGAACCGGAATTAATCTCTATGTAGTAAATCCTGATGGAAGTTTTGGAATTTACGGAAAATAAAATAAAAACGAGGTAAATACGAAGATGAAAATTATTTTAGAGCAGCTACTAAACGGGTTAACCATAGGCTCATTTTATGCTCTTATTGCTCTAGGTTATTCCATGGTATATGGGGTAATGAAGCTGATTAATTTTGCGCATGGAGACTTATTTGCCCTGGGATCTTATCTGGGATATACCCTTCTCGTATTTGGCTCTACCTATGCTACCGTTACCTTTGGTATATGGGGCGGAATGATTGCGGCTATGTTAATAGCCGCAATCGGTATAGGAATTGCCGGTACTTTAATAGAGCGAATTGCCTATCGCCCAATATATTCAGTAGGCCGGCTTCCCGCAGTGGTATCTGCACTGGGTGCTTCCATTGTTATACAAAATGGGATAATGGTTGCTTGGGGACCTCGTCCACAAGCTTATCCCTCACAAGTTGTCCCTTCGATTATGCTAAATATTGGTGGTTTTAGAATTACTTTACTCCAGGTTATAATTTTAATCATTTCTTTTGTGCTTATGGGGCTTTTATATTATATCGTTCAAAAAACTACTTTTGGGGCAGCTATCCGGGCTTGTGCTTTGGATAGAGATACTGCCGCCTTGATGGGCATAAATATAGAAACAATTATTTTTTTTATCTTTGCTTTAGGTCCCGCTTTGGGTGGAATGTCAGGAGTTATGGTAGGAATGTATTATAGAAAAATTAGTTTTATCATGGGATGGAATTATGGATTAAAAGCCTTTACTGCTACTATCCTGGGAGGTATCGGTAATATCCCGGGTGCAATGCTCGGCGGTCTTCTCTTGGGAGTATTAGAAATGTTAGGTTCTACCTACATTTCTACTGCCTATAAGGATGTATTCGTATTTTTAGTTTTAATATTTGTTTTAATTTTTCGCCCCAGGGGTTTGTTGGGTGAAAAAGTTGCAGAAAAAGTGTAAAGGGGCAAAAATATGAAATTAGACCATAATAAAAAAGAAAAAAATAGACTATTTAAAAATTGGCTGGGCATCT is a genomic window containing:
- a CDS encoding branched-chain amino acid ABC transporter substrate-binding protein; this encodes MKRINFLLIIIVLVLALGITSLGVTAANKPPVVIGLQAPITGAAAIEGEMAKQSVEIAAQMINEKGGILGGRMIEIRIADDACQPKAGALAAMKLITQKDVVAAIQTYGSSVTQPGSDIYEKFKKVNIAYGATVTGLTERGLKYFFRTCGRTDTQGAFFANEVVPLFNAKKIAIMHDNQTFSLGLAEDTKKALQPKLDSGEVKLVYFDAITPGESDYTVPLTKLRETNPDIFYFTGYFPEAGLIIRQARDIGITAVFVGGDAAINEDFINIAGLEYAAGCYQTQEALIEYFTNPEAMAFKEAYKAKYNTLPSSPWSVYAADALCVLAEAIDKSGSTDSDVIADYLKNKMDKFPSITGPIGFNEIGDRVGTGINLYVVNPDGSFGIYGK
- a CDS encoding branched-chain amino acid ABC transporter permease — translated: MKIILEQLLNGLTIGSFYALIALGYSMVYGVMKLINFAHGDLFALGSYLGYTLLVFGSTYATVTFGIWGGMIAAMLIAAIGIGIAGTLIERIAYRPIYSVGRLPAVVSALGASIVIQNGIMVAWGPRPQAYPSQVVPSIMLNIGGFRITLLQVIILIISFVLMGLLYYIVQKTTFGAAIRACALDRDTAALMGINIETIIFFIFALGPALGGMSGVMVGMYYRKISFIMGWNYGLKAFTATILGGIGNIPGAMLGGLLLGVLEMLGSTYISTAYKDVFVFLVLIFVLIFRPRGLLGEKVAEKV